Proteins encoded within one genomic window of Bacteroidota bacterium:
- a CDS encoding T9SS type A sorting domain-containing protein codes for TGKIVRKQKTGDERITWNLLGLKPGIYAVSVRNNSETITMKVVVK; via the coding sequence TACAGGAAAGATCGTAAGGAAACAAAAAACGGGAGATGAGAGAATTACCTGGAACCTTCTGGGGCTCAAGCCCGGTATTTATGCGGTATCAGTAAGAAACAATTCCGAAACAATTACAATGAAAGTGGTTGTGAAGTAA